In Cellulomonas sp. JZ18, the DNA window CCTGCTCGTGATCGGCCGCGGGCGGATCGTCGCGGACGGTCCGGTGCAGGATGTCGTCGCCCGCGCCACCCGCACCACCGTGCGCGTGCGGTCGCCGCACGCGACCGAGCTGGCCGCGCTCCTGGCGGGACCCGACGTGACCGTGGACGCGGTCGAGGCGGGCCTGCTCGAGGTGCACGGCCCCACCGCCGCCGCGGTCGGCGAGGTCGCCGCCGCGGCGCGCCTCGTGCTGCACGAGCTCACCCCGGTGACGGGGTCGCTCGAGGACGCCTACATGAACCTCACCGCCGACGTCGTCGAGTACCGCTCCGGCGGCACCTCGACCGGCACAGCGACCGGCACAGCGACCGGCACAGCGACCGGCACCGACACGACCCGCACGACCGCCACGGAGGTGGCCCGATGACCGCCCCCACGACCACGCCCCCCGCCCGCGCCGCCGCCGCACCCGCGTCGCACCGGTCCGGCCAGTCCGCCGCACGCGTGACGTTCCCGCGGGTCGTGCACGCGGAGTGGGTCAAGCTCTGGACGCTGCGCTCGACGTACTGGACGCTCGGCGTCGCCCTCGTGGTCCTCGTCGGGTTCGCGCTCATCGGCGCGATCTCGGTCCGGGAGTTCCCCGAGCAGCTCGGCGACGCCGCGGACGGCTCCGCCGCGCTGGTGTCGATCCTGCTGCAGCCGGGCCTCATCATCGGGCCGCTCGCGTTCGTCGTCCTGGCCGCACTCACCGTCACCGGCGAGTACGCCACCGGCGCGATCCGCTCGAGCCTCGCGGCGGTGCCCGCCCGCCTGCCGATCCTCGCCGCGAAGGCGCTGGTCGTCGCGGTCGTGGTGTTCCTGGCCACGGCGATCGGCACGGGCCTCGCACTCCTCGTCGGCGCCGCGGTGGTGCCCGAGCTCGCCCCCGACTGGGGTGCTCCCGAGGTCGTGCGCGTCGTGCTCGGCGGACCGCTGTACGTGACGGCGCTCGCGCTGTTCGCGCTCGCCGCCGGCGCTCTGCTGCGCAACACGGCGGCCACCGTGTCGCTCGTCATCGGCCTCGTCCTCGTGGTCGAGAACGCGCTCAACGCCATCCCGTGGGAGCCGCTGGAGTACGTGCGCCCGCTCCTGCCGTCGACCGCCGGCATCAGCGTCGCGTCGACCGAGGCGCAGATCGAGGCGGCCGGCCAGATGTTCCCCCGGGCGTTCGAGATCTCGCCCTGGGGCGGCTACGGGATCCTGCTCGGCTGGGTGGTGGTCCTGTTCGTCGCCGCGGCCGTGCGGCTGCGCACGCGCGACGCCTGACCCCGCGGTGCCGGCCGGAGGGGCCGGCACCCGGTGCAGCACGACGGCGCGCCGTCACCCCGGAGGGGGGTGGCGGCGCGCCGTCGTCGTGCCGGGTCAGGCCGCGTGCTTCGCGTGCGCGCCGCCCCTCGCCTCCGCGCGCCGCCGTGCCCGCTCCTGCCGGCGGTCGCGCCCCCGGTCCTGCGCCCGCACCACGAGCGTGTAGAGCACGGGCACGAGCACGAGGGTGAGCAGCGTCGAGGTGAACAGGCCGCCGATGACGACGATCGCCAGCGGGCGGGAGATGAACACGCCGCCGCCGGTGAGCCCGAGCGACATGGGCAGCAGGGCGAAGATCGTCGCGGCCGCGGTCATGACGATCGGCCGCAGGCGCTTGCGCGACCCCTCCATGACCGCGTCGTCCAGGTCACGGCCCCGCTCCCGGTACTGGTTGACCAGGTCGATGAGCACGATCGCGTTCGTCACGACGATGCCGACCAGCATGAGCACGCCGATGAGCGCCGGGACGCCGAGGGGGGTGCCCGTCAGCAGCAGGCCGATCAGCGCGCCCGTCGCCGCGAACGGCACGGACACCATGAGGATCACCGGCTGCAGCAGCGACCGGAACGTCGCGACCATGACGACGTAGACGATCGCGATCGCCACGAGCAGCGCGAGGCCGAGGTCGGCGAACGCCTCCTCCTGGTCGGCCGCCACGCCGCCGACCTCCACGCTCGCCCCGGCGGGCACGTCGACGTCCTCGAGCGCGGTGCGCAGGCGCTCGGTGAGGGCGCCGAGGTCCTGCCCCTCGGGCGTCGCGGAGACGGTCGCGGCGCGACGCCCGTCGATGCGGGTCACGGACACCGGCACCTCGACCGTCTCGACGCTCGCCACGGAGGTGAGCGGGACGACGCCCGCGGGCGTCGGCAGGACGAGCTGCCGGAGCTCGTCCACGGTGCCCGGGGCCGCGGTCGCCACGACCGTCACGTCGAGCGGGCCGTTGCCGAGGTCGACCGTGCCGACCGGCTGCGGGCTGAGCAGCCCGGCCACCGTGCCGACGACCGCCGTCTCGGTGAGGCCCGCCGCGGCGGCCGCCGCGCGGTCCACCGTCACCTGCACGGTCGGCTGGGCCGCGGAGAGGTTGTTCGTGACGTCGGTCGTGCCCTCGACGCCCTCGACGGCCTCCTCGACCCGCGCGGCGAGGTCGGCCAGCTCGTCGGTGTCGTCGGCCTGCACGACGACGTCCACCGTGGACGAGCCGAAGGCCGCGTCGGCGCCCGCCACGACGACCTCCCCGTGGGTGCCGTCCGTCAGTCCGCCGACGGCGTCGCGCACGTCCGCCTCCACGGCGGCGTTGTCGCCGTCGGGCGCGAGCGTGAGGGCGTACGTGGCGCGCGGGGTGGACCCGCCGCCGAACGCCGCCTCCAGCCCGCCGGCCGACCCGACCGTGGTCTGCACGGTCTCCACGCCGTCGACGCCGAGCAGCGCCTCCTCGGTCTCGCGGGCCGCGGCGTCCTGCGCCTCCAGCGACGTGCCCGCGGGGAACGTCTCGGTGACGGTGAGCGTGTCCTGGCCGGCGTCCCCGAGGAAGTTCGTCTCCAGGCGCGTGGACAGCCCCACGGTGCCGGCGAGCACCGCGACCGCGGCGAGGACCGTCAGCACGGGGTGCGCGAGCGAGCCGCGCAGGGTCGCCAGGTAGCCGCGCTGCAGGAGGCCGCGCCGCTCCTTCTCCTCCGCCGCGTGGCGCTGCTGCTCCGCCTGCGCGGCGTGCGCGCCGTCGGCGCGCACGAACCAGTAGGCCAGGACCGGGACGATCGTCAGCGACACGAGCAGCGACGCCCCGAGCGCCACCGCGGTGGTCACGGCGAACGGCCGGAACAGCTCGCCGACCATGCCGCCGACCAGCGCGATCGGCAGGAACACCGCCGCGGTGGCCACCGTCGCGGCGGTGATGGCCGCCGCCACCTCGCGCACGGCCGTGGTGATCGCCTCGCGCTTCGGCTCGCCGTACGACAGGTGCCGCTTGATGTTCTCGATGACGACGATGGAGTCGTCGACGACGCGCCCGATCGCGATGGTCATGGCGCCGAGCGTGAGGATGTTGAGCGAGTACCCGCCGACCCGCAGGCCGATGAACGTGACGAGCAGCGACAGCGGGATCGAGATGGCCGAGACGAGCGTCGAGCGCAGCGAGCGCAGGAACAGCAGGATCACGACGACCGCGAACACGAGGCCCAGACCGCCCTCGGTGGCCAGGCCCTCGATGGACTCCTCGATGAACGGCGCCTGGTCGAAGACGACCTCGACGTCGACGCCGTCACCGAGCTGGGCGCGCAGCTCGTCGACCGCCGCCTGCGCACCGTGCGACACGTCGACGGTGTTGCCCGCGGGTGTCTTCGTCAGGGCGACGGCGAGCGCCGGCTCGCCGTCCAGGCGCGAGAAGGACGTGGCGGGGACGGGGGCGACGACGACGTCGGCGACGTCGCCGAGCGCCACGGGCGCGCCGGTGGCGGAGCCGAGCAGCGGCAGCGCCTCGAGGTCCTCGACCGACGTGATCTCCGAGCCCGCCTGCACCGACAGCGTCAGGTCCCCGTCCGCGACGGTGCCGGTGGGCAGGACCACCCCGTTGTCCTGCAGCACGGACTGCACCGCGGTGGGCGCCAGGCCGGCGGCGGTGAGCGCCGGCAGGTCCAGCGTGATGGTGACCGCCTCGTCCGCGACGCCCGAGACGGTCACGTCGCGCACGCCCTCGACCTGCTCGAGGCGCGGCACGACCGTCTCCTCGACCACGCGGGCGAGCGCGGCCTGCGGGTCCTCGCCGTCGGCCACGTCGTCGGGCGTGCCGGCGACGGCGAGCTGGACGACCGGCAGGTCCTCGATGGAGCCGGTGATCACGGTCGGCTCGACACCCTCGGGCAGCTGCGAGCGGATGCGGTCGACGGCGCGCTGGACGTCGCCCGCCGCAGCCTCGACGTCGATGCCGTAGGTGAGCTCGACGGTCGTCGTCGACACCGACGTCGCGGACGTCGACGTCACCGACTCCACGTCGTCGACCGCCGAGATCGCCTGCTCGATCGGCTCGGTGAGCTGCTGCTCGACGAGCTGCGGCGACGAGCCCGGGTCGACCGCGACGACGACGGCCGTGGGGATCTGCAGCGACGGGATGAGCTCGGACTTCAGGGAGCCGAGGCTGATCCAGCCG includes these proteins:
- a CDS encoding ABC transporter permease subunit, with protein sequence MTAPTTTPPARAAAAPASHRSGQSAARVTFPRVVHAEWVKLWTLRSTYWTLGVALVVLVGFALIGAISVREFPEQLGDAADGSAALVSILLQPGLIIGPLAFVVLAALTVTGEYATGAIRSSLAAVPARLPILAAKALVVAVVVFLATAIGTGLALLVGAAVVPELAPDWGAPEVVRVVLGGPLYVTALALFALAAGALLRNTAATVSLVIGLVLVVENALNAIPWEPLEYVRPLLPSTAGISVASTEAQIEAAGQMFPRAFEISPWGGYGILLGWVVVLFVAAAVRLRTRDA
- a CDS encoding efflux RND transporter permease subunit — translated: MSRLARLSLANRSVVALITVAIAVFGWISLGSLKSELIPSLQIPTAVVVAVDPGSSPQLVEQQLTEPIEQAISAVDDVESVTSTSATSVSTTTVELTYGIDVEAAAGDVQRAVDRIRSQLPEGVEPTVITGSIEDLPVVQLAVAGTPDDVADGEDPQAALARVVEETVVPRLEQVEGVRDVTVSGVADEAVTITLDLPALTAAGLAPTAVQSVLQDNGVVLPTGTVADGDLTLSVQAGSEITSVEDLEALPLLGSATGAPVALGDVADVVVAPVPATSFSRLDGEPALAVALTKTPAGNTVDVSHGAQAAVDELRAQLGDGVDVEVVFDQAPFIEESIEGLATEGGLGLVFAVVVILLFLRSLRSTLVSAISIPLSLLVTFIGLRVGGYSLNILTLGAMTIAIGRVVDDSIVVIENIKRHLSYGEPKREAITTAVREVAAAITAATVATAAVFLPIALVGGMVGELFRPFAVTTAVALGASLLVSLTIVPVLAYWFVRADGAHAAQAEQQRHAAEEKERRGLLQRGYLATLRGSLAHPVLTVLAAVAVLAGTVGLSTRLETNFLGDAGQDTLTVTETFPAGTSLEAQDAAARETEEALLGVDGVETVQTTVGSAGGLEAAFGGGSTPRATYALTLAPDGDNAAVEADVRDAVGGLTDGTHGEVVVAGADAAFGSSTVDVVVQADDTDELADLAARVEEAVEGVEGTTDVTNNLSAAQPTVQVTVDRAAAAAAGLTETAVVGTVAGLLSPQPVGTVDLGNGPLDVTVVATAAPGTVDELRQLVLPTPAGVVPLTSVASVETVEVPVSVTRIDGRRAATVSATPEGQDLGALTERLRTALEDVDVPAGASVEVGGVAADQEEAFADLGLALLVAIAIVYVVMVATFRSLLQPVILMVSVPFAATGALIGLLLTGTPLGVPALIGVLMLVGIVVTNAIVLIDLVNQYRERGRDLDDAVMEGSRKRLRPIVMTAAATIFALLPMSLGLTGGGVFISRPLAIVVIGGLFTSTLLTLVLVPVLYTLVVRAQDRGRDRRQERARRRAEARGGAHAKHAA